A stretch of Paludisphaera borealis DNA encodes these proteins:
- a CDS encoding CRTAC1 family protein codes for MRRYTQAAAIVIFVGLLGALKVLNNSSTSSAPAPVAETDRKAAEGSPTAAADRKASRYGLDLQEVSKSAGVDFVHQAPKLDAKLDHIMPQIASMGASVAVADFDRDGWQDFYTTDSGEGSKNRLYKNLGDGTFRDVAESLGVADLNQLGTGVSMGSLWGDYDNDGFEDLFVYKWGRQELFHNDAGKGFTRVTEKAGFPAWINAGCSTWLDFDRDGRLDLFVAGYWDDKLNLWDLKNTKMMPESFEYAKNGGRKYLFRNKGDGTFEDVTAAAGIDSNRWALCVAAADLRGTGYPDLFIANDYGVSELFANQQGRTFRDVGKTTGVGASPKSGMNVAFGDVFNQGKLSVYVTNISEEGVLIQGNNLWVPKEGTSGDSLHYENLASTLGVELGGWSFGAQFGDLNNDGTQDLILTNGYVSAEKGTSYWYEFSMVAGGNSTIISDAKNWPPMKGKSLSGYQQKKVWLNDGAGHFSEVAQAVGYTDTHDGRGVALVDLWNRGVLDVLIANQKGPLLVYKNGVPPDRAWIDFELTGTKSNRGAIGAQVRLFWNGQEQLQEVHGSSGYSAQNQRRVHFGLGKDPKIEKAVVRWPSGAVQTLEAPAVGQVHKLEEPR; via the coding sequence ATGAGGCGATACACCCAGGCAGCCGCCATCGTCATCTTCGTCGGCCTGCTCGGCGCGTTGAAGGTCTTGAACAACAGCTCCACGTCGAGCGCGCCAGCGCCGGTCGCTGAGACCGATCGGAAGGCCGCCGAAGGCTCGCCGACGGCCGCCGCCGATCGCAAGGCGTCGCGGTACGGGCTCGACCTGCAAGAGGTGTCGAAATCGGCCGGCGTGGATTTCGTCCACCAGGCGCCGAAGCTCGACGCGAAGCTCGACCACATCATGCCCCAGATCGCCTCGATGGGGGCGTCGGTCGCCGTCGCCGACTTCGACCGCGACGGCTGGCAGGATTTTTACACGACCGACAGCGGCGAAGGGAGCAAGAACCGCCTCTACAAGAACCTGGGCGACGGCACGTTCCGCGACGTGGCCGAATCGCTCGGGGTCGCCGACCTCAATCAGCTTGGCACCGGCGTGTCGATGGGCTCGCTCTGGGGCGACTACGACAACGACGGCTTCGAGGATCTGTTCGTCTACAAATGGGGACGGCAGGAGCTGTTCCACAACGACGCCGGCAAGGGCTTCACGCGCGTCACCGAGAAGGCCGGTTTCCCCGCCTGGATCAACGCCGGCTGCTCGACCTGGCTCGACTTCGACCGCGACGGCCGCCTCGACCTGTTCGTCGCCGGCTACTGGGACGACAAGCTCAATCTCTGGGATCTCAAGAACACGAAGATGATGCCCGAGAGCTTCGAGTACGCCAAGAACGGCGGCCGGAAGTACCTGTTTCGCAACAAGGGGGACGGGACGTTCGAGGACGTCACGGCGGCCGCTGGAATCGACAGCAACCGCTGGGCGCTCTGCGTCGCCGCGGCCGACCTCCGGGGCACCGGCTATCCCGACCTGTTCATCGCCAACGATTACGGCGTCTCGGAGCTGTTCGCCAACCAGCAGGGCCGCACCTTCCGCGACGTCGGCAAGACGACCGGCGTCGGCGCCTCCCCGAAAAGCGGAATGAACGTGGCCTTTGGCGACGTCTTCAACCAGGGCAAACTCTCGGTCTACGTGACGAACATCTCCGAGGAAGGGGTGCTGATCCAGGGCAACAACCTCTGGGTCCCCAAGGAGGGAACCTCGGGCGATTCGTTGCACTACGAGAACCTCGCCAGCACCCTCGGGGTCGAGCTGGGGGGCTGGAGCTTCGGCGCCCAGTTCGGCGACCTCAACAACGACGGCACCCAGGACCTGATCCTCACCAACGGCTACGTCTCGGCGGAGAAGGGGACGAGCTACTGGTACGAGTTCTCGATGGTGGCCGGCGGCAACAGCACGATCATCTCCGACGCCAAGAACTGGCCGCCGATGAAGGGCAAGAGCCTCTCGGGCTACCAGCAGAAGAAGGTCTGGCTCAACGACGGAGCAGGCCACTTCAGCGAGGTCGCCCAGGCGGTCGGGTACACCGACACCCACGACGGCCGCGGCGTGGCGCTCGTGGACCTCTGGAACCGGGGCGTCCTCGACGTCTTGATCGCCAACCAGAAGGGGCCGCTGCTCGTCTACAAGAACGGGGTTCCGCCCGATCGCGCATGGATCGATTTCGAGCTGACCGGAACCAAATCGAACCGGGGCGCGATCGGCGCGCAGGTCCGGCTGTTCTGGAACGGCCAGGAGCAGCTCCAGGAAGTCCACGGCAGCAGCGGCTACTCCGCCCAGAACCAGCGTCGCGTCCATTTCGGGCTCGGCAAGGACCCGAAGATCGAGAAGGCCGTCGTCCGCTGGCCCTCCGGCGCCGTTCAAACCCTTGAGGCCCCGGCCGTGGGGCAAGTCCATAAGCTGGAGGAGCCCCGATGA
- a CDS encoding ABC transporter ATP-binding protein produces the protein MSLLNGDETKDEGSSLLVSDVTKSYRSADGASLLALDGFSLSVAAGEMVSLIGPSGCGKSTLLRLIAGLEQPDSGELRVGSTPITGPSAERGLMFQDPNLFPWLSVRRNIQTGLVARGILHRHRHEVEEFLRLVGLEAFADRYPHQLSGGMAQRAALARALINHPKVLLLDEPLGALDQFTRMRMQDEVLRLWQARGTTMVLVTHDIDEAIYMSDRIVVVTPRPGRIERVIDVDLERPRLRNSHPFMELRAEILELLHFAGGGTDETAESNAVHPPAWPRRSES, from the coding sequence ATGAGTCTTCTCAACGGCGACGAAACGAAAGACGAAGGGTCGTCACTGCTGGTCTCCGACGTCACCAAAAGCTACCGCTCCGCGGACGGGGCGAGCTTGCTCGCGCTCGACGGTTTTTCGCTGTCGGTCGCGGCGGGCGAGATGGTGTCGTTGATCGGGCCCAGCGGGTGCGGCAAGTCGACGCTTCTGCGGCTCATCGCCGGGCTGGAACAGCCCGATTCGGGCGAGTTGCGGGTCGGAAGCACGCCGATCACCGGCCCCAGCGCCGAGCGCGGGCTGATGTTCCAGGACCCGAACTTGTTCCCCTGGCTGAGCGTCCGCCGCAACATCCAGACGGGTCTTGTCGCGCGCGGCATTCTCCATCGCCATCGCCATGAAGTCGAGGAATTCCTCCGTCTCGTCGGCCTCGAAGCGTTCGCCGACCGTTATCCCCACCAGCTCTCGGGCGGCATGGCGCAGCGGGCGGCGCTGGCCCGGGCGCTGATCAACCACCCCAAGGTGTTGCTGCTCGACGAGCCGCTGGGGGCGCTCGACCAGTTCACGCGGATGAGGATGCAAGACGAGGTCTTGCGGCTGTGGCAGGCGCGCGGCACGACGATGGTCCTGGTGACGCACGACATCGACGAGGCCATCTACATGAGCGACCGGATCGTCGTCGTGACCCCTCGGCCGGGCCGCATCGAGCGCGTGATCGACGTCGACCTGGAACGGCCTCGGCTCCGCAACAGTCACCCGTTCATGGAACTCCGCGCGGAGATCCTGGAGTTGCTGCACTTCGCCGGCGGCGGAACCGACGAGACCGCCGAATCAAACGCGGTCCATCCCCCGGCCTGGCCGCGACGGAGCGAATCATGA
- a CDS encoding ABC transporter permease, with protein sequence MATGPAGTAPASGGGLAAAAVLSSSIAALSALALHWTLPSRQSPVPTRLYPILLEGLLAVSIAVAVVHWAWPRLRPWARHHAPLMAGGIVALVIWDLVTLKLALMPLPYFPGPDMVFQGMWDDRGMLFESTYHSLILLFTGYFAGVAAGLVSGILIGWFRNVRYWGMPVMKVVGPIPATAYIPLVMALFSNAFVSGSALIAMAVWFPMTMLTASGIANVPVSYLDVARTLGAGRRYLIFRVAIPAAMPSIFLGLFMGLGASFLTLIAAETVGVKAGLGWYLKWQQGYVEYAKVYAALIIMAAFFSGLMTLLFAVRDRVLGWQKGVIRW encoded by the coding sequence GCCGGCTGGCACCGCGCCGGCCTCTGGCGGCGGGCTTGCCGCGGCGGCGGTGCTCTCGTCGTCGATCGCGGCGTTGTCCGCGCTGGCGCTTCACTGGACGCTGCCGAGTCGACAATCGCCGGTGCCCACCCGGCTCTATCCGATCCTGCTTGAAGGCCTGCTGGCCGTATCGATCGCCGTGGCCGTGGTCCATTGGGCGTGGCCGCGGTTGCGGCCCTGGGCGCGTCACCACGCCCCGCTGATGGCCGGGGGAATCGTCGCGCTCGTGATCTGGGATCTGGTCACCCTCAAGCTGGCCTTGATGCCGTTGCCCTACTTCCCCGGCCCGGATATGGTCTTTCAGGGCATGTGGGACGATCGAGGGATGCTGTTCGAGAGTACCTATCACTCGTTGATCCTGCTGTTCACCGGTTACTTCGCGGGCGTGGCGGCCGGCCTGGTCAGCGGAATCCTTATCGGCTGGTTCCGCAACGTCCGCTATTGGGGCATGCCGGTGATGAAGGTGGTGGGGCCGATCCCCGCGACGGCCTACATCCCGCTGGTGATGGCGCTGTTCAGCAACGCCTTCGTCTCGGGGAGCGCCCTGATCGCCATGGCGGTCTGGTTCCCGATGACGATGCTCACCGCTTCCGGCATCGCCAACGTCCCGGTTTCGTACCTCGACGTCGCGCGGACCCTCGGGGCCGGGCGACGGTACTTGATCTTCCGCGTCGCCATTCCGGCGGCGATGCCGAGCATCTTCCTCGGCCTGTTCATGGGGCTGGGCGCTTCGTTCCTGACCTTGATCGCGGCCGAGACGGTCGGGGTGAAGGCGGGCCTGGGGTGGTATCTCAAGTGGCAGCAGGGTTACGTGGAATACGCCAAGGTCTACGCGGCTCTGATCATCATGGCGGCGTTCTTTTCGGGCCTCATGACGCTCTTGTTCGCCGTGCGGGATCGCGTGCTCGGCTGGCAGAAGGGCGTGATCCGGTGGTGA
- a CDS encoding FG-GAP-like repeat-containing protein gives MSDPTTPRSSFARPLALALAAILVCAGLAGVFLLRRGEIMPAQPAADGLPAPGSDVYREMVSAFYEGVAALDADAVECAKAALARATELIPGEPAAWADLALLKLRLGDYDGAAANLERARGLAPDSGAIARLLGLLESRRGQFAEAITHLRRAVELDAGDLKSRFALVKEVERQADPDSDAEALRLAVALSELLPDNVVVLLERARLAAKQGESQTLGDTVERLGKLAPSWPSKAQEIYAELEQAAKTNPRAAATRVVFLRNLLLPTLPFRQALTTVETPVGTVGEPITKFLKLAQPPLVVAAPDEALTFTVEPTGEAGPTAAVTIVATPLTGDGPTTLFAADAESVRRLDKAGTPLPFPGRPGSPPSAHGVLAIDWNSDYLLDLVLAGAGGLKVYQQKEDGTFTDVTAATKLDPAVLGADLFGAWAADVEMDGDLDLVLGARSGKTTVLRNNGDGSFTAIDLFGATNDLRDFVWADLDGDGDPDAALLDAKGGLRIESNERAGKYQPRTAPEGLAALTALAVADLNGDGNIDLLAMRADGTVLQITDRDEGKAWDTVEAVRSPGAVGDGARLLVADLDNNGAPDLVGWGSTGGWIQLADGKGGFRASTAPAGLSVFAVADLNDDGRLDLAGLAEKGHPARGLGRGSKDYHWLAVRPRGAKTFGDGRINSFGLGGEVQVRAGLLVQKQVITGPILHIGLGENLGFDIARIVWPNGTMQTECHNKADLVLPAEQRLKGSCPFLYAFDGTAVRFVTDFIWRSPLGLRINAQDTAGVAQTEDWVKIRGDQLAAKDGFYDVRITAELWETHYWDHASLMVVDHPSGTEVFVDERFARQPPRLAVHSTGPPHPVASARDDQGRDVTEAVAARDGRYLDDFGRGFYQGVTRDHWVEVEIGDDVPRDRPLRLVAYGWIHPTDSSINVAIGQGTGIKPQGLILEVPTPDGGGWKVARDDLGFPAGKNKTILVDLDGLFAPGAPRRLRLRTNLEIYWDSLAVAEAAPETTLKTQRLPPESAEFRRRGYSLMTQANASSPELPDYGTLGATGQPWRDLIGYYTRYGDVRELLEKVDDRYVIANAGDELALRFPAPPPPPSGWVRDFVMIGDGWNKDGDYNTAFSKTVLPLPSHSQTSYDAPPGALEDDPVYRLHPDDWRQYHTRYVTPSDFQDGIRPRLENRPARKSESKP, from the coding sequence ATGAGCGATCCAACCACGCCACGATCGAGTTTCGCGCGGCCCCTGGCCCTGGCGCTGGCGGCGATCCTCGTCTGCGCCGGCCTGGCGGGCGTGTTCCTGCTTCGACGCGGGGAGATCATGCCGGCGCAGCCGGCGGCGGACGGCTTGCCGGCTCCCGGCTCGGACGTCTACCGCGAGATGGTCTCGGCGTTCTACGAAGGGGTCGCGGCACTCGACGCCGACGCCGTCGAGTGCGCCAAGGCGGCGCTCGCCCGCGCGACGGAGCTGATCCCCGGGGAGCCGGCCGCGTGGGCCGACCTGGCGCTTTTGAAGCTCCGTCTGGGCGATTACGACGGCGCGGCCGCCAACCTGGAGCGCGCCCGGGGCCTCGCCCCCGACAGCGGGGCGATCGCACGGCTGCTCGGGCTCCTCGAAAGTCGCCGAGGACAATTCGCCGAGGCGATCACGCATCTGCGGCGGGCGGTCGAACTCGACGCCGGCGACCTGAAATCGAGGTTCGCGCTGGTCAAGGAGGTCGAGCGTCAGGCCGATCCCGACAGCGACGCCGAGGCGCTCCGGCTGGCGGTCGCGCTGTCGGAATTACTGCCGGACAACGTCGTCGTCCTGCTCGAACGAGCCCGACTGGCCGCGAAGCAGGGCGAATCACAGACGCTCGGCGACACCGTCGAGCGGCTCGGCAAGCTCGCCCCCTCGTGGCCGTCCAAGGCGCAAGAGATCTACGCTGAACTGGAGCAGGCCGCGAAAACCAATCCGCGAGCCGCCGCGACGCGCGTGGTCTTTCTGCGCAACCTGCTTCTGCCGACGCTCCCCTTCCGTCAGGCCCTGACCACGGTCGAGACGCCGGTCGGGACGGTCGGCGAACCGATCACGAAGTTCTTGAAGCTGGCCCAGCCGCCGCTCGTGGTCGCAGCGCCGGACGAGGCGCTCACGTTCACCGTCGAGCCCACGGGCGAGGCGGGCCCGACGGCGGCCGTCACGATCGTGGCCACGCCGCTGACCGGCGACGGGCCGACGACGCTGTTCGCGGCCGACGCCGAGTCCGTGCGGCGGCTCGACAAGGCGGGAACGCCGCTGCCGTTCCCCGGTCGCCCGGGATCGCCCCCGTCAGCTCATGGCGTGCTGGCGATCGACTGGAACTCCGACTACCTGCTGGACCTCGTGCTCGCCGGGGCAGGGGGGCTGAAGGTCTATCAGCAGAAAGAGGACGGGACGTTCACCGACGTGACCGCGGCGACCAAGCTCGATCCGGCCGTCCTGGGCGCCGACCTCTTCGGCGCATGGGCCGCGGACGTCGAGATGGACGGCGATCTCGACCTGGTGCTCGGAGCCAGAAGCGGCAAGACGACGGTGCTGAGAAACAACGGCGACGGCTCGTTCACGGCGATCGACCTCTTTGGAGCGACGAACGACCTCCGCGACTTCGTATGGGCCGACCTCGACGGCGACGGCGATCCCGACGCCGCGCTGCTCGACGCCAAGGGGGGGCTGCGGATCGAGTCGAACGAACGCGCGGGCAAGTACCAACCCCGAACCGCTCCGGAGGGACTGGCGGCTCTCACCGCCCTGGCCGTCGCCGACCTGAACGGCGATGGAAACATCGACCTGCTGGCGATGCGAGCCGACGGGACGGTTCTTCAGATCACCGACCGTGACGAGGGGAAAGCGTGGGACACGGTCGAAGCCGTCCGGTCGCCGGGGGCTGTCGGCGACGGCGCGCGGCTTCTCGTCGCGGACCTCGACAACAACGGCGCTCCCGACCTGGTCGGCTGGGGATCGACCGGCGGCTGGATTCAGCTCGCCGACGGCAAGGGGGGCTTCCGCGCGTCGACCGCGCCGGCCGGGCTCAGCGTGTTCGCCGTCGCCGACCTGAACGACGACGGCCGCCTCGACCTGGCGGGCCTCGCCGAGAAAGGCCACCCCGCCCGAGGGCTCGGCCGGGGGTCGAAGGACTACCACTGGCTGGCCGTCCGACCCCGAGGCGCGAAGACGTTCGGCGACGGCCGGATCAACTCGTTCGGGCTCGGCGGCGAGGTCCAGGTTCGGGCCGGACTACTCGTCCAGAAGCAGGTGATCACCGGGCCGATCCTCCACATCGGGCTGGGCGAGAACCTTGGCTTCGACATCGCCCGGATCGTCTGGCCCAACGGGACCATGCAGACCGAATGCCACAACAAGGCCGACCTGGTGTTGCCCGCCGAGCAGCGGCTCAAGGGCTCGTGCCCGTTCCTCTACGCCTTCGACGGGACCGCCGTGCGGTTCGTGACCGACTTCATCTGGAGGTCGCCCCTGGGCCTTCGGATCAACGCCCAGGACACCGCCGGCGTCGCGCAGACCGAGGACTGGGTCAAAATACGAGGCGATCAGCTCGCCGCGAAAGACGGATTCTACGACGTACGGATCACCGCCGAGTTGTGGGAAACCCATTACTGGGACCACGCCTCGCTGATGGTCGTCGATCACCCGTCGGGAACCGAGGTCTTCGTCGACGAGCGGTTCGCCCGGCAACCGCCCCGCTTGGCCGTTCACTCGACCGGGCCGCCGCACCCCGTGGCTTCCGCCCGCGACGATCAGGGCCGCGACGTGACCGAAGCGGTCGCCGCCCGTGACGGCCGCTATCTGGACGACTTCGGCCGGGGTTTCTACCAGGGCGTGACGCGCGACCACTGGGTCGAGGTCGAGATCGGCGACGACGTCCCGCGCGACCGGCCGCTTCGACTCGTCGCGTACGGCTGGATTCATCCGACCGACAGCTCGATCAACGTCGCCATCGGCCAGGGGACCGGGATCAAGCCTCAGGGGCTGATCCTGGAAGTCCCCACCCCCGACGGCGGCGGCTGGAAGGTCGCACGCGACGACCTCGGCTTCCCGGCGGGCAAGAACAAGACGATCCTCGTCGATCTCGACGGCCTCTTCGCTCCCGGCGCTCCCCGGCGGCTCCGGCTTCGCACGAACCTGGAGATCTACTGGGATTCGCTCGCCGTGGCCGAGGCCGCGCCCGAGACGACCTTGAAGACGCAGCGGCTCCCGCCGGAGTCGGCCGAGTTCCGCCGGCGCGGGTACTCGTTGATGACGCAAGCGAACGCCAGCTCGCCCGAGCTGCCGGACTACGGAACGCTCGGCGCCACAGGTCAGCCGTGGCGGGACTTGATCGGCTACTACACGCGGTACGGCGACGTCCGCGAGCTGCTGGAGAAGGTCGACGACCGCTACGTGATCGCCAACGCGGGGGACGAACTGGCCCTCCGCTTCCCCGCGCCTCCGCCGCCGCCGTCGGGCTGGGTCCGCGATTTCGTCATGATCGGCGACGGCTGGAACAAGGACGGCGACTACAACACCGCCTTCTCCAAGACCGTTCTACCCCTGCCGTCGCACTCGCAGACGAGCTACGACGCCCCCCCGGGCGCGCTTGAGGACGATCCGGTGTATCGCTTACATCCGGACGATTGGCGGCAGTATCATACACGTTACGTCACGCCGAGCGATTTCCAGGATGGGATCAGGCCCCGGTTGGAGAATCGGCCCGCTCGCAAATCGGAGTCGAAGCCATGA